In a genomic window of Sarcophilus harrisii chromosome 4, mSarHar1.11, whole genome shotgun sequence:
- the KCNJ16 gene encoding inward rectifier potassium channel 16 — MSYYGSNYRIVNMEGNVPKYTNCHPEHIITEKRRARRRLLHKDGSCNVYFKHIFGEWGSYMVDIFTTLVDTKWRHMFVIFSLSYILSWLIFGLIFWVIALHHGDLLNDPNITPCVDNVHTFTGAFLFSLETQTTIGYGSRCVTEECSVAVLVVILQSILSCIINTFIIGAALAKMATARKRAQTIRFSYFALIGMRDGKLCLMWRIGDFRPNHVVEGTVRAQLLRYVEDSERRMTMGFKDLKLVNDQIILVTPVTIVHEIDHESPLYALDRKAVAKDNFEILVTFTYTGDSTGTSHQSRSSYVPREILWGHRFNDVLEVKKKYYKVNCLQFEGSVEVYAPFCSAKQLDWKDQQLHNLEKTSSGKGSGMTETKVRRRSFSAVAIVSSSENPDEMTKTTVDENDETPYQKALLQLNRISVESQM, encoded by the coding sequence ATGAGTTATTATGGAAGCAACTATCGGATTGTGAACATGGAGGGAAATGTGCCCAAGTACACTAACTGCCATCCAGAGCACATTATAACTGAGAAGCGAAGAGCAAGAAGACGATTGCTCCACAAAGATGGTAGTTGCAATGTGTACTTTAAGCATATTTTTGGAGAATGGGGGAGTTACATGGTTGATATTTTCACCACCCTTGTGGATACTAAATGGCGCCATAtgtttgtaatattctctttatctTATATTCTCTCTTGGCTGATTTTTGGCTTGATCTTTTGGGTGATAGCCCTTCATCATGGAGATCTGTTAAATGATCCAAACATCACACCTTGTGTTGACAATGTCCATACTTTCACAGGGGCATTCTTATTCTCCCTTGAAACTCAAACCACTATAGGCTATGGCTCTCGTTGTGTTACTGAAGAGTGTTCTGTTGCAGTTCTTGTAGTTATACTCCAGTCAATTTTGAGCTGCATCATAAACACCTTCATCATTGGAGCTGCCTTGGCCAAAATGGCAACAGCTCGAAAGAGAGCTCAAACCATTCGATTCAGTTATTTTGCCCTCATAGGCATGCGAGATGGGAAACTTTGCCTTATGTGGCGCATTGGTGATTTTCGGCCAAATCATGTAGTAGAGGGAACAGTAAGAGCTCAGCTACTTCGCTATGTGGAAGATAGTGAAAGAAGGATGACAATGGGATTTAAGGACTTAAAACTGGTAAATGACCAGATCATCCTTGTGACACCAGTGACCATTGTTCACGAAATTGATCATGAAAGCCCTTTGTATGCCCTTGATCGAAAAGCTGTAGCCaaagacaactttgagattttGGTGACATTTACTTATACTGGGGATTCCACTGGGACTTCCCACCAGTCAAGAAGTTCTTATGTGCCTCGAGAAATTCTCTGGGGCCACAGATTCAATGATGTTTtagaagtgaagaaaaaatattacaaagttaACTGCTTACAATTTGAGGGAAGTGTTGAGGTATATGCTCCGTTCTGCAGTGCCAAGCAATTGGACTGGAAAGATCAGCAGCTGCACAACCTTGAGAAAACATCCTCAGGCAAAGGATCAGGAATGACTGAAACCAAGGTTAGAAGAAGGTCATTCAGTGCTGTTGCCATCGTTAGCAGTAGTGAAAATCCTGATGAAATGACCAAGACCACAGTTGATGAGAATGATGAAACACCATATCAGAAAGCTCTTCTGCAATTAAATAGAATCTCAGTAGAATCTCAAATGTAG